The Triticum aestivum cultivar Chinese Spring chromosome 6D, IWGSC CS RefSeq v2.1, whole genome shotgun sequence genomic sequence AGAGATAAATTTGAAACAGAAAGTTGTTAGATTCACAAAAATCACTTGGCATTCTTAGAACAGCCAATATGAACCATACTGACCATTTGTGTCAATTTTACCATAAGTTTGTAACATCTATTTTGACTATATCACAGAAGAAGTATGCGCTCCTTTTAAAACTTTGAAGTTGTATTGACAGTCATATTATCTCAACGAATTAACTCTGGAGTTGTATCTATATATAGCATTATAATCTATAGTAAAATCTCTATAGATTATTAGATATCCATCAGTACATTATATGTATTATAGGACATgaagtgttcttacccagtgaaaCATGTGGGTCAGATAATTGAGGTACTTCGACATTCACATCAACGGCTGCATCTTTCTTTTGTAGCCAAGCCGTTCGTTACTTCTTTAGGTATTCTGCTTTCTCATTTGATAGCTCAGCATACCAACCTTGACCTGTTTGTTTTCTCTGTCTGACTATTTTTTTTTATCAAGTTGAAGATCAGCACAATAGACCcgaagtggtcggacccttccccggaccctgcgcaagccgggagctacatgcactgggttGCCCTTTTTGAAGATCAGCACTCATGGAGTTGTAGTTACACAGGCTACAAAAGGACATGACCACATAAGTCACGATGATGATTAAATAGTCAATCAACATAGTAGGACCGAAAGGTTACGAACAAACCATTTATACGTCTGTAGGTTTTGTCACTCGGATGAGTACATTGCACAGACCTTGACGAAGAAGCAGGCGCGTGTGCTACCTGGTCCGTGCCAACACTTTCCAGAGCTGCAACCTTCTTTTCCTGGCGGGCTAAACGATGCTTCTGGAGAAATTCTGCTTTCTTCTCGTCTGACATTTGGGCATACCACACCTGACCAGTGGCCTTTTTTTGTTGGAGATGGGGAGCTCCATTCCCCTCTGTCGTTGTGTTTGTTAGATCTTTATACAATGGATATCCAGGTGGATAATTGTTCTCCATCTGCAATATTAAAATTACAAACGATAAATCATGTGGGAACACATAAAGGCTGCCCAATTTGGTGAAGAAAAGCAACTGAAAAGCACACCATGTCTGCTCTCACTGGTATTCCACCTTCAGAATTTATTTGGCCGAAACCTATATATGTAGCTCCTATGCATGGTTATGTGAAAATACCTTAAGTCGAATATTGATTTTCATCTACGAAATAGTGTGTTACTGAATATAGCATAACAATTTATTCCCCAAAAATATATGTTCGATTAAATTTGTTTGCTCGCCAGTTTAAACAATAACTGGCTGGTGTAAGGAAAAACGTGCTGATGTAAGCTTTGTAAGTATATGTCAGTACAGTCTTTTTTGTGAACGATGATCAGGAAATATCCATTGCATTGGATAGCTTAGAAGTGAGAGTAAAATAGCACCCATAGGCCATGTATATTCAACATGCACGAAGTTGAACATACTCTGAACCAGTGACACTGAAAATTCAATTTTGTTTCAGAAATCTGCATGCTGCTGCCGGACAGTACCTGGGCAACGTGTCCTGCGGACGCACGGCAGAGGCGGAAATGGGCCGCGGatcggcgacggagggaggcgcagGTGACGGCCGGGATTACGGCGCCGGAAGTGGACCACTCTGCTGGTCGGCGATGGGCGAGACGACGACGGCAAAGCAGCCGTGCAGGGAGGGGAGCGCGGCGCCTCTCGTGCCCGTGCTCGATCTGGATGGCACCCATGGCGCAGCACGATGTGGAGCAAGCGGCAGGAGAAACGGGAGGCGAGGACGACCGGCGTGGATCCGGCGTCTCCATAGAGGCGGCGCTGCATAGAGACAGAGAGGGAGCTGGAGGTGAGAAAACATGGAGAAAggaaagaaggaaggagaaggaaaggaagagaAGGAGAAGGCAGGGGAGGAGCGGCGGGCAGCGGGCTGGCGATCTGCATCCTCTTGGACACGCCGCTGCTCCAGGACTTCTTCGTGGCCAACCTGGAGGCCACCATAACGGCCGGTGGTTTACCTGCAACCTGCCGATGGTGGTAGTGTACATTGATTTCTTCTCCTTCGCCATGGTTGCCGCATCCAGCACCAGAAGATGGATCAGCGCCGCCATCAGATGGGCTCATCGGCGGCGGCAGTCCGCGGTCCAGTCCGTGGGGCAGCAGAGGATGATCCGCTGGGGCGGCGCGTGCAGATGAAGGCACAGGTCGAGGAGGTGGCTGGCGGGGATGTTGTAGGGAAGAGGTGGGGCGAGGTGTGGGGCGGTGGCGAAAACTGCCCCGACGGCGTGGTCGCCAGAGGGCAGAGGGCAACGACGTGTTCGTGAGTgatggcatggtgggtaattaatTAACGtaatggcatggtgggtaattaaagCATAAAGCGTGTTTAGTATGCTGGAGAGACGTAGACCATCCGATTGCAGGTTTTGATGGATAGGATGATTTGGTtctccgccctctcgtgtttttatctctactattaattaatctctactattaaaggggatcGAACGTCGTAATGGTTCGACctcgattgatcccccttccttcgaccAAAAACTATCGCCGAACTGCCACACGCACGCAGCAGCCCACCAACTCAGCCCACGTACGAAAAATCACCAACTCAGCGCCCGCAAACAAAAAAATACACCAACTCAGCCCATCGACCAAAAATCAAACTTCTTCGACCCGCCAACGAACGCCAGTTCTTCCTGGCGTGCGAGCTCCGTCGAGACGCCAGTTCTTCCTGGCGTACGAGCTCCATCCACACGCGAACGCACGCCGCCAAAACAGAAACGCGAGCTGTGGGAGCTGCAGCCTCTGCTGATCGTCTCGCTCGACGGTTGTTTCTGCGTCATCTCCTGAGCCCGCctaccgtcttcttcctctccgacgGCAAAGGACGGATATCCAACTTTGTTATGTTTCATGCTGCCCATCACGCCCTAGGTTTGCCATCCTAGACTCCTGTTCAATACTTCATAATGTTAGTACTCAGATTGCATCTTTAACTTTTACTCCAACTACATTAGCACTTATTCCGCAAAGTTACAAAATCTAATGAGTTATGCCACCTGTTCTGTTCGCACGGTTAAGTTCATATATTGGAGACCCTGTTCCGTAAAGAATATTGCCCTGTTCCGTAAAGGATATTGCTAAAGTCCTATAGTATGTCATATCATTTTTGTAATGCAAAAGGACTGCAGGTTCATTTTAGTAAGAAGAACATGTGTTGAAACTGTCAAAAAAAATCTAGGAAATTCTGAAATTGCAGTATAAGATTAGGTAACCTCAGACCATGTTTACTTTTACATCATGGCAACAAACATGCCTCGCGACAGGAATAGTGATAGAAGGAAATACTTTCATTTAAGCTCACCTCCAGAATCCTTTATATTCCAGATTGTTTTAACGCGACATAATACAGAATCCTGTATAGTCTTTTTCGCACCACGTGGAGACAGACATCTTTCTCTCCACTCCTTCCCCTCCACCTTCATTCTTGTCGCCATGTCTGAGCCCTCTTTTAAAAAATTGAACTTCTACAAAATCTTGCACTTTATAAACTGAAATATACAAACTTCGGCCGTCAACATATAATAGCACAATCATTTTAAAACCATATGCGAAGAACATGTCTATGAAAATGAACAAGTGAGTCCAAAAAGCCTGTTAAATGAGTCACCAGAGGTCATATCATTTTTGTAATTCAATTCATATCATTTTTTAATGCAAAAAGACTGCAGGTTTATTTAAGCTTCTATAGGACAGAAAGATGTCACAGGACAGAGAGCATCTCTATGATAAAGGAAAAAAAAAGGTATGTGTATGCCAATCACATGTCTGCACATAAGGTATTCAATAAGCTTCACAACTTAACTTACATTAATCTTATCAGTTGTCGAATATGAGAGGACACCCAGATCACAACTCACCAATACACACCGACCACCATCTGGTTTTTTCATACGCGAACAAACAGGCACTACTAACTACAGTGTTTCGTCTTCCGATGATGATGACAATGTGCCCACGCAACTGCCTATGATGATTCCTATAGCCGGCAATCTCAAGGCCTTTCAGCCAGTGCCGCATGTGGAAACATCAATCGGTATCGCCCTCACACACGACTTTTTTTCAGTTTGCATCTATACATTTGTTAAAACAAAATGGTTCTTCAGGAAATCATTCTCGTGAAGGCACTTACTATGATCACCATGCATCACTTCGAGGAACAGAGAGAAGCATTGATCATAATATTGGTTCAGACATAGCACTTGGACTCGACACTGAAGACACTGTCCCCGAGCACATTGCTTCAAATGATATCATTAAACCAGATAGAAAACAGAAAAGGCGAGACCAATATATGGCACGGAGAAATAGATTAACACCTGAACAGAAGGAGGAAATCAATGCACGTCGCAGAGAAGCTAGGAAAAAAACAGAGGAGGAGAGGACTGCCCGTCAAAGAGAAGCCAGGCAACGAATGACACCAGAGGAGAAGCAACAGAGTAACACCCTTAGAAGGGCGGCCTACCAAAATATGTCAGTCCATGACAACCAAGAGACAAACACCTGCCGAAGAACACGTCTGCAAAACAAATCACCTAAGGAGAAGCAGAACATGCTAGCTCAGCGCAAGAAGAGACTCGCGGCTAGGCGCAACACCCCTTGCGCTGAATCCATCATGGTGGGTCGTAAGTACATCATTCATGGTGTTACTATGCGGCCTAACTTTGAAGAACTGGAGTGTAGATACATTCAACACACATATGAGTGTTCCTTCAGCGCAAGGACATTTGTTGAGTCTCTCTCACTTCAATTTCCAACATATCCCAAGCATTTGATGCCGTTCCAAGAAGTTCAGAGGTGTCCAAGAAACACTTCCGTAGGTATGCATTCAAGCATATAATACTTACTAACATAGAGATAATCTTGGTATATAATTTTGACTAATGATAATTGACACAGACATAATTGGCATAGTCGTTCATTATGATGGACATGAACGCATTGGGGGATACCCAGGTGCTGAAATATATAGAGAGGTcaccttcatggatatgtgttATGTGTAGTTGGTACATAATAGTTCCAACTCTTTTATACCGAATAATCGAAATTAGTTCAAAAAGTCCTTGACATGGTTACCATTTTAAAAAATTCCACATTGTAGGGGCAAACTTATAGTTGTTGGGATTTGGGGTGGCAACTTGATTCAGAACTCATATAGGTGGTCAACAACTGAAGGCAATAAATCTATTGTCCTTGCCACTATGCTTCGTAAGGATTGCAAATACGGTAATTGAAGCATCTATACCAATACATGTATTGCATATTCTAAGGAAGTGTATTGTTATGTCAACCTAAATATTTTTTTATCTTGGCAATAGGAAATCTGGAAACTTCAAATTACACCACCCTTGCATTCAACCCGGATCATACTGCAGCACGCGCACTTGATGGTGAGTAGTTATGACTTATTATCAACTAAAAATCAATTACTTACGATTGTTATTAACCTATGTAGACAAATTTTAAATATTATTAAATGCAACATTTATAATATATATTTTTGCAGATATTCGCCAGAAAATAATAGGTGGGTTGATTGATATGAAGTTTGTTCAGCAATTTATTGAGTGGAGGTGGGCTTTCCTAGCAAGCGAGTTGTCTACAAAGGATCCCCGACACAGGATGTATACAAAGAAAGCTCGGCGCATGTAGTAGAGATAGTAGACATTGGTTATGCCTATTACGCATGATTGTGTGTTTCAATTTGTAAGTGTAGTTATCACGTACTTGGTTTGTATGTACTATGTAGGTGACTGTTTCGTCATATTTGTTTGTGTCTATGGTGTTTTAATGGATGTGCTAATTTCATGGATGATTTAGTTATTATCTACATTTAAATACAAGTTTGTCCATGTTCATAGATTTTGAATTACCTATGACATTGTTTTTTTGTCAAAATATATTCTATAAAAAGCACTCATTTAAAATATTCAAGTCCATTCTATCACTTTGTCGAGTAATCTTTTCACATCATATACTTCATATTTTGTGTGTCCGTGGCAGCGTACGGGCATTCAACTAGTAGGGGTAGTAGATGAACTGGTGCATGTGGCATGCAACGGACAAGGATTGGGTCCACAATGACGGCCGCTGCATATATACACGGTGTGATCGTTCAGGTCAAAGGGACCAAATTATTGATGACTTCGGAGAGCAAGCGTCGCCTGGATCGGATGTAGAGTTTGCAGACTCAGCTCCGTGGAGTCCCCGTCGTGGCCTACTGGCTAGACATGCGTTGAGGTCCCGTCGTGTCGGGCAAAGTCCTATTGGATGCGTCCGTACGTAGGACACTGTAGCTCATTTGATGATCTTCCTGTACGTGGCCAAGGCCTACTAGACTTTCCGCGGCGTTTGAGCTGACATGGCTAAAACTTGAGGTCTCGTCTCGTTGGGCAAGTCTACCTATCTAGTAGCTGCTTCTGCTTAGATCGGTCGCAAGTTTTTCCTGAAGAAAAAAGATGCGCACAAGGAAAAAAGATGCGCACAAGGCTCCTACTACTAGCTTCTGTTCACAGAACGTGCAATAAATAATTGCGGCATGACGTCTCCGGCTAGAGCTGCCGGCATTTTCTGGAGGCTTGGCTTTGTAGCTACCCGTATCATCACATCACAGTGTTCCCTTCGTCGCGCTGTTATGGATGGTGTCCCGATCGAGCTGGTGCACTCCAAGCTAGGTTCATTGGACTCCATCCTCCTCTCGGTGATCTGACTGCACACCTCCGGTCCATACGAGAAATTAAGGCGCAGCTAGAGCTGTCGTGTACATTGACTTATCGTCCTTGAGTTGGCTATATCGTGCAGCTTGTGAGAGCAGTGACAATTAGCTAAGTCATGCATCTGTTTTCATGGACTTATCGTCCTTGAGTGCTACGTTATACCTCATGGTGTAGCTTGTCGAACGGCTTTCGACATCTGGGAGTGCTACGCTATAGCAACTTCATAGACGAGCATGTTGGAAAAATGCCATACATGCAATAATAAAGTACGATTATTTATTTTTCATATTTTAATTAATGTTTATATTTTTGTACTATAATTGTGAAGGTCCTTGAATATGAGATTCACACAAAAACTCATTTGCATGTGTGAGGACATAAACACCAAGTAGTTTCATAGTCTTGCCTCTAAAACTAGCTCATGTGTTACAGGATGATTTGGTTTTCCTGATCAAAAGGTATCGTTAAAGTCAGTGGCGGTTCTAGGCCCCAGGCAGCCAGGGCCTTGGCCTGGGGCGTGGTGGATCATTTCTTTGTTAACTGTAGCACACTGTAGCAAAAATTACACTGTAGTTACACTGCTTGCCTGGGGCGTATGCTGAACCTAGCTCCACTACTGTTAAAGTAACAAGTATGCTCACAACAATGAGAGCACATTATTAACAGAACAATGGTGTTCAGCAGACCCAACTAAATGATATGCTAGGAGATCACATCATCACAAGTTATAAGTACAATCATGAAAGTGTTAATGTGTactcacttccttagaccatgagaatgtCGTGTCCCTTCATGTCGGACCTGTTACTTTGGGGTTGTCAAACGTTACCTGTAATAGGGCGATTATAGCAACAACTTTCCAGTACATCaaaaaagtatgtctagagggactTGGAAGTTCAATACTGAGATTTGCTCCTCTAACGATGGATAGATACTTCACCAAGCCCCCTCGGTACTATTGCATTCATCATCGACGAAGCCATATGTCCATGTTGAAGGACATCCCCTGACGGGACGAACAATTTTGCTTGgctccacaagatgacttttgatGAAACTCTTGTATGCCGCAGCTTAGTCCATTGTTGAGCTCCCCTTATAATTGCGAACAAGCCAGTGCTCGACCCGCTCGACCTACGGTAGCTATGACTTGGTTGAACAAGCATTGTCTATCACccatcatgcatgccaactagacaatTTTGCCAAGATGACATAACTTATCATAACAAATGATGTGTAATTGTTTGTTGTGCATGATAAGAAAGTCCTGTCGTGGCCTAGTACTAGCTAGACATGCATGCGTTGAGGTCCTGTCGCGTTGGGCAAGGCCTATTGATcttcaggctggtcatagtggggagtaacttatacgtcatgcatatgatactagtctaaTTTACcacctccatagtgcaaagtaacatagtactcTACTCATTTAATCGGCAAAATCACGTACATTCCACTTTAGCTTGGGTGCCTGGATCTATATATCACGCATAGCAATCCGTTGCTATCTCGGATTCTAACAAACTTTGGCAAGAAGACATGTCGCACGAATCACGGTCCCATGTATGTGTAATAGTAAGTTAAGCAGCGGGACGACCATTAACACACAAGTGGCCACCCAGCCAGCGATTAGCAATCCGCCTAATAATAAGAAGCAATGCGCCACGGCAGCATCTAAACCGTGGCCATCGATCGTATCAACCGTAACGTCAACAGATTAAAAGGTAGAGTGATCCAATGGATCGGCCGCCTGGATGAACAAAAAGCAAGCAACCAAATCGCCAGAAAAGCTAGCTGATGCTGATCTTGTCGTACGCACGTCACGTACGTACCATGGGCGCGGCCTGTAGAGCCGCGGATGGAGGAACCGCGTCCATCTATCTGCCTCCGCGCGCGTGCTTCCTTGATGCGGGGTAGTAATTAGCGTCCTTGTCTGCCGCAAAAACAACATCAGTAAATGGAACATCAGTCGATATGATCCATCTGGTAATTAGCCAAGTAGCAAACGGAATCGGGACACATGATAAGACCACAGCAACTCCAACACCTGACCCATCGTCGATGAACTTAATAAATAAAATCCACAGTGATTTTTTCTTCCCCTCCCCTCGCGTCGTCCTCCCCGGGGCGACCCGAgggcccctagggtttccctaggcgcCGCTCCCTCCACCCCTCCTCCCCTGCCGCCACCCGAGGGAGTCGTCGGGCTTCGCCTCGGCGACTGCTgatgacggtggcggcggggcttcGGCGCTTCGCTCGCTTGCGTTGGTCCCCGGAAGCCGGGCGGCGGCCCGGTTGGTGAGGCGGCGTCGTCCTTCGGCTGGCGGCGCGCGCGGGAGGTGCGGGCCGGATCCCTCGGCTGCTCGGGCAGCGAGGTCCTGGCGGGCAGTGGTCGCGGCGCGGCGAGGTTCTCCCTCCTCTGCTCCAGATCTGAAGGACAAGTTCTCCCTCTCTCTGCTCTCCCTTGCTGGTTTCGCCTGATTCTGGGTCTCTGATCCCCGGATCCGGTGCCGGCGGGGTGCTCCCTGAGCTGGTGGTGCTGGACGAGCCCAGGGGAAACCCCTGTTGGTATTCCCAACACGGCGGCGGCGCCCCTTTTGCGTCGGTCTGCTCGTTGGAGTCGCAGCCGTGGGCTCCCATCCACACCCCGGCCATGCCTCCCGGGCGAAAGCTCAAATCCCGGCGTGGGATGGGCGGCGGCGACGCCTGGTGCGTCGTGTCCTCCTTGGAGGCGCTGTCTGGGGAAGGTTGGTGCTTTGGGGGTGTGTAGCAGTTGCAGGTGGGCGTCTGGCGTCTGTAGAGTCGATGGCGTATATATTCGGTGCAGGTTTCAGATCCAGCCACAAGTTGCTCAGCGGCGGTGTTTTGCAATGCCCCGGCGGGTCGGCGCCCTCGAGTCAGGGCGGAA encodes the following:
- the LOC123141159 gene encoding uncharacterized protein isoform X2, whose protein sequence is MRQPWRRRRNQCTLPPSAGCSAASMETPDPRRSSSPPVSPAACSTSCCAMGAIQIEHGHERRRAPLPARLLCRRRLAHRRPAEWSTSGAVIPAVTCASLRRRSAAHFRLCRASAGHVAQMENNYPPGYPLYKDLTNTTTEGNGAPHLQQKKATGQVWYAQMSDEKKAEFLQKHRLARQEKKVAALESVGTDQVAHAPASSSRSVQCTHPSDKTYRRINACVTTTP
- the LOC123141159 gene encoding uncharacterized protein isoform X1: MAALIHLLVLDAATMAKEKKSMYTTTIGRLQVNHRPLWWPPGWPRRSPGAAACPRGCRSPARCPPLLPCLLLLFLSFSFLLSFLHVFSPPAPSLSLCSAASMETPDPRRSSSPPVSPAACSTSCCAMGAIQIEHGHERRRAPLPARLLCRRRLAHRRPAEWSTSGAVIPAVTCASLRRRSAAHFRLCRASAGHVAQMENNYPPGYPLYKDLTNTTTEGNGAPHLQQKKATGQVWYAQMSDEKKAEFLQKHRLARQEKKVAALESVGTDQVAHAPASSSRSVQCTHPSDKTYRRINACVTTTP